In Bacillus pumilus, the sequence AATTGATGTTAGCACAGCACATGTTTCCGCATCAAAACCATATTTCGCACGTGTGTAGCCAATTTCCTTAATCGTGTCACGTACCGTCTTTGGAATATCGACATAAGTAGACGTTGTAATCTCACCGCTTACTAATACGAGACCGGTTGTTACAGAGGTCTCACAGGCAACACGTGCATTTGGATCTTTCTTTAAAATTTCATCCAAAATGCTGTCTGAAATTTGATCACAGATTTTATCCGGATGTCCTTCTGTCACTGATTCTGAAGTAAATAAACGACGATTTTGACTCATAATGGCTATTTCCTCCTGTACAAGGCCACATCATCCCAAGATGAGGCCTCCAATATGATACGGAACTCGTTCCCTCTTATATGAAAACGTTTATATTAGAGATGTTATTGGCAATTTGTTCATATGATATCCCAAAAATAAAAAAACCATTTCCTTCATTTCGAGGAAAGGGTCTGAGATCGCATGCCTTTCACTCTTATCGCTCAAGGTGTTCTTGTACCTTGCATCAGGTTAGCACCTTGGTTTCTCAGCATGTTCATGCCTTTTTCATAAGAAACCGGTTGCTGGGCTTCATCGGGCCTGTCCCTCCACCAACTCGGGATAAGAGTATCCGTTCAATAAGATATCTTATCTTAAACCCTTGCGTCATGTCAATGCTTCATAGGAATTATCTCTCCTCTTTTTTTACCTCACAATTAGCATCACCAAAAAGCATATTTTCATAGCAGAAATGAAAAAACACACACAAAAACATTTAAATAGTATAGACTATTATTATCAATGTGTTATACTAATCGAAACAAACAAATTCAACGGTAAAGGAAGGGTTTTTTTATGAACTCAGTGGATTTAAAAGAAGATTTGCAGTCATTGCTCTCATTAGAAAATACGCACCAAAATTTATCTGTTCCGAAACTTGTTGAAAAGATTTTGGCACGTAATGAAGGCGTTTTAACATCAACAGGAGCTGTCCGCGCCACAACTGGTGCTTACACTGGACGTTCGCCTAAAGATAAATTTATCGTCAAAGAAGAAAGCTCTGAGCATAAAATCGATTGGGGTCATGTAAACCAGCCGATCTCTAAAGACGCATTTGATCGTTTATATACAAAGGTTGTCTCATACTTAAAAGAACGTGATGAACTATTTGTCTTTGAAGGGTTTGCCGGCGCTGACGAAAGATACCGTATGCCGATTACAGTTGTAAACGAATTTGCATGGCACAATCTCTTTGCAAAGCAGCTATTCATCAGACCTGACGGGTCAACGCCATCATCTAACGAAAAACCTTTCACCATCTTATCTGCACCTCACTTTAAAGCAGATCCTGAAACAGATGGAACAAACTCTGAAACATTCATTATCGTTTCTTTTGAAAAACGGACGATTCTCATTGGTGGAACAGAGTATGCAGGAGAGATGAAGAAATCGATTTTCTCTGTCATGAACTACCTGCTGCCTGAGCAAGATATTTTATCGATGCACTGCTCAGCAAACGTTGGTCAAGAAGGCGATGTCGCATTATTCTTCGGCCTTTCAGGGACTGGGAAAACGACGCTTTCTGCAAGCGTAAGCCGCAAGCTGATCGGAGACGATGAACACGGATGGTCTGGCACAGGTGTCTTCAATATCGAGGGCGGATGCTATGCGAAATGTGTGAACTTAAGTGAAGAAAAAGAACCACAAATCTACAAAGCCATCAGCTTCGGATCAGTGCTAGAAAATGTTGTGCTTGATGAAGAAACTCGTGAAGCGGATTATGATGATACATTCTTTACTGAAAATACACGGGCTGCTTACCCAATCGAAATGATTGATAACATCGTGAAACCAAGTATCGCAGGTCATCCATCTGCTATTGTCTTCTTAACAGCTGATGCATTTGGCGTTTTACCTCCAATCAGCCGTTTAACAAAAGAACAGGCGATGTACCATTTCTTGAGCGGTTACACAAGTAAATTAGCAGGAACTGAGCGCGGTGTAACGTCACCAGAAACAACATTCTCTACTTGCTTCGGTTCACCATTCTTGCCACTTCCAGCTCACGTCTATGCTGAAATGCTTGGCAAAAAAATTGATGAGCACGGTGCAAAAGTATTCCTTGTGAATACAGGCTGGACTGGCGGCGGCTATGGTACGGGCAAACGAATGAATCTTGCTCATACAAGAGCAATGGTGCAAGCAGCGATCGAAGGTGACCTTGACAATGCCGAAATGATTACTGACGACATCTTTGGATTACACATTCCACTTCATATTCCAGGTGTACCAGATGAAGTACTTCAACCTGCTAAAACGTGGGAAGACCAAAATGCTTATCAAGAAAAAGCACACTTCCTTGCCAATGAATTTAAAAAGAACTTCAAAAAATTCAGCCATGCGGCAAGTGACATTGAAGCAAAAGGCGGACCACTCGTATAAAAAGACGAAAGCTGAGGGAATATACCCCTCAGCTTTTTTTAGTTCGTTGAATGCAATGACACAAGGCGGTAAGTCACCTTCGTAACATTGTCTGTCAGTTCCAGCTTTTCAACATGTGCTGTCCCTGTTTTTTCTCCGTCTTTCGTTTTGCGCACCTCAAGCGGAATATTTAATGGATAAATGCGGTACCCTTCCTTCATGAGCTCAAACACATTTTCTTCAATTCTTGTCTCATTTCCTTTTGTGACAATCATTGTATTAAATTCAACAGGCATTCCCATAATGAAAATCCCCCTACTTTCTATATTCGTTATCCCGTTTATTTTACCACATTTCCGCTTTTTCGGCTGTGCATCCATGTCGTCAGCCTTCTGACAATCTCTCGATTATGCTGAGGCGGGAAATAATGATTGTAGCCGTGAAAATACCATGTTTCCACAGACTTCCCGTGCTTGCGAAGCGCTTCTTCTAATAAATACGCATGCTCAATGGATACATTCTGATCCTGCTCTCCATGGATGATTAAAACAGGCGCTTCCATTTGATCCACAACATTCAAAGGTGTTCTGTCCTCATATGCCTCAGGTACCTTATGCGGCGGACCGCCAATCACGCGCTTCATCATTCTTCTCATATCGACACGCTCTTCATAGGTGAGCTTCATATCACTTACACCTCCCCATGTTACAAAGGAAGCAGCCTCCTGTTTCATTTCAACAGCAGTCCAAATGCCCATAATACCACCGCGCGAAAAACCAAAGATATGAATACGATCCCGCTTTACCTTTTTGTGATGCTTCAACAGCTGAAATGCAGCGAATGCATCTTTCCGATCCTCTCCGGCAAAATCCTCGTTTCCTTCGCCTCCTTGATTCCCTCGGTAAAAGGGAGCAAAGACAACAAAGCCTTGTGCTGCAAATTGCACGATTCGGCCAGGTCTCACCATCCCCACATTTTTAATGCCGCCTCGTAAATACAAAAAGCCCTCATAGAGACCTTCTCCGGCCGGTTCAGCGAGCAGCCCCTTTATCCGAAGTCCACTTGCCTCGTAGGTCACTGTATATAAATGAATATGCGGATGGGGCGATGGGAATCTTCTTTTTTCCACAATCACTTGATTTCTCTCCTTTTCATCCGGTATTACGTCAATTGCTTGATGATCGCTTCTGCAACAAGCTGGCCTGATTTTGTCACCATCGGGGTGCCGCCGCCCGGATGACTTGTCCCTCCAACAAACCAAAGCCCTTCAATGTCCTTTGACTGATTATTGATACGGAAGAACGCCTGCTTGAACGAGTTTGAAGACATGCCATAAATGGCTCCATGATATGCCCCCGTTTTCTGCTGCAAATCAAGCGGGGTTTGAACCGCTTCATATTCGACAAGCTGATCAATATCAAAGAGACCCTTTTCCTTTAATTTGGTTTTCATATGCTGACGATACGTCTCCTTTAGCATGTCCCAATTTTGCTCTTTTGTCACATAAGGTGCATTGGCCAAGACAAAAAGGTTGCTTCTGCCCGGTCCTCCGCTTAATTCTGGCTCTGAATGGCCCGAATAACATATGTAAAGTGTTGGATCCTGAGGTAATTGCTTTTTCTGAAAAATATCCTTAAATTCTTGTTCATAATTCTCAGGGAAAAATACATTGTGATGGGACAGCTGTTCATAGGCTTTGGGTACTCCTAATAAAAGAACAAAGCCAGATAACGATGGCTCAATGTTTGACAGCTTTTGATTTAAGAAGCTAGGACGGTCTTTTTCATCAATCAAATGACGGTAGACAGTCAGTGCATCCGCCCCTGCAATCACTTGATCAGCCTCATACATCTGCTGAGCAGTCTCCACTCCTTGGATACGCCGATCTTTCACATGAATCTTGCTTACTTGTTCATTGAGGTGAATTTGGACGCCTAGTTCCTTTGCGAGTGTTTCGAATGCCTCGACTAAACGATAAGTGCCGCCCTTTATTCCATAAATCCCTTTTTCCCCTTCTAAATAAGCCATCATATTAAAAATAGCGGGCGCTTCGTAGGGTGAAGAGCCAATGTATGTTGCATACCGCCCAAACATCGCCAATGTATGAGG encodes:
- a CDS encoding phytoene desaturase family protein; its protein translation is MKKVIIIGGGLGGLSAAIRLQSCGVQVTILEKEAALGGKLQRRQGAGYSFDLGPSTMTMKAYFEDVFTSCNRKMEDYVTFYPISPLTKNVFSDGHTVEFTPDIEQMESQIAAYSPEDAKQYRAFLLESKKLFQMAEEQFLNRLLLTWKDKMDLKLMKALLAVKPFTSVQRLLRQYFCHPHTLAMFGRYATYIGSSPYEAPAIFNMMAYLEGEKGIYGIKGGTYRLVEAFETLAKELGVQIHLNEQVSKIHVKDRRIQGVETAQQMYEADQVIAGADALTVYRHLIDEKDRPSFLNQKLSNIEPSLSGFVLLLGVPKAYEQLSHHNVFFPENYEQEFKDIFQKKQLPQDPTLYICYSGHSEPELSGGPGRSNLFVLANAPYVTKEQNWDMLKETYRQHMKTKLKEKGLFDIDQLVEYEAVQTPLDLQQKTGAYHGAIYGMSSNSFKQAFFRINNQSKDIEGLWFVGGTSHPGGGTPMVTKSGQLVAEAIIKQLT
- a CDS encoding alpha/beta hydrolase family protein, translated to MIVEKRRFPSPHPHIHLYTVTYEASGLRIKGLLAEPAGEGLYEGFLYLRGGIKNVGMVRPGRIVQFAAQGFVVFAPFYRGNQGGEGNEDFAGEDRKDAFAAFQLLKHHKKVKRDRIHIFGFSRGGIMGIWTAVEMKQEAASFVTWGGVSDMKLTYEERVDMRRMMKRVIGGPPHKVPEAYEDRTPLNVVDQMEAPVLIIHGEQDQNVSIEHAYLLEEALRKHGKSVETWYFHGYNHYFPPQHNREIVRRLTTWMHSRKSGNVVK
- the pckA gene encoding phosphoenolpyruvate carboxykinase (ATP), with the translated sequence MNSVDLKEDLQSLLSLENTHQNLSVPKLVEKILARNEGVLTSTGAVRATTGAYTGRSPKDKFIVKEESSEHKIDWGHVNQPISKDAFDRLYTKVVSYLKERDELFVFEGFAGADERYRMPITVVNEFAWHNLFAKQLFIRPDGSTPSSNEKPFTILSAPHFKADPETDGTNSETFIIVSFEKRTILIGGTEYAGEMKKSIFSVMNYLLPEQDILSMHCSANVGQEGDVALFFGLSGTGKTTLSASVSRKLIGDDEHGWSGTGVFNIEGGCYAKCVNLSEEKEPQIYKAISFGSVLENVVLDEETREADYDDTFFTENTRAAYPIEMIDNIVKPSIAGHPSAIVFLTADAFGVLPPISRLTKEQAMYHFLSGYTSKLAGTERGVTSPETTFSTCFGSPFLPLPAHVYAEMLGKKIDEHGAKVFLVNTGWTGGGYGTGKRMNLAHTRAMVQAAIEGDLDNAEMITDDIFGLHIPLHIPGVPDEVLQPAKTWEDQNAYQEKAHFLANEFKKNFKKFSHAASDIEAKGGPLV
- a CDS encoding DUF2584 domain-containing protein translates to MGMPVEFNTMIVTKGNETRIEENVFELMKEGYRIYPLNIPLEVRKTKDGEKTGTAHVEKLELTDNVTKVTYRLVSLHSTN